A single Oryctolagus cuniculus chromosome 16, mOryCun1.1, whole genome shotgun sequence DNA region contains:
- the LINGO3 gene encoding leucine-rich repeat and immunoglobulin-like domain-containing nogo receptor-interacting protein 3 gives MTSWLSLVSLHLLLLPAAPPPAGGCPARCECTAQTRAVACARRRLTAVPEGIPAETRVLGLSRNRIRCLNPGDLAALPALEELDLSLNVIAHVEPGAFAHLPRLRVLRLRGNQLKLIPAGVFTRLDNLTLLDLSENKLVILLDYAFQDLRSLRTLEVGDNDLVFISRRAFAGLLALRELTLERCNLTALSAEALGQLRGLGALRLRHLAIAALEDQNFQRLPGLRHLEIDNWPLLEDVAPGSLRGLNLTSLSVTHTNITAVPAAALRHQAHLTCLNLSHNPISALPRGSFRDLVRLRELHLAGALLAVVEPQAFLGLRQIRLLNLSNNLLSTLEESTFHSVNTLETLRVDGNPLACDCRLLWIVQRRKTLNFDGRLPACATPAEVRGDALRSLPDAVLFEYFVCRKPKIRERRLQRVAAAAGDAVRFLCRAEGEPAPTVAWVTPQHRVVTAQSAGRARLLPGGTLEIADARPQDSGTYTCVASNAGGNDTYFATLAVQPEPAAANATPGRGRNDTQAAARSPLDLTTILVSTAMGCITFLGVVLFCFLLLFAWSRGRGQHKNSFSVEYSFRKADGPAAAAGPGSARKFNMKMI, from the coding sequence ATGACCTCCTGGCTGAGCCTCgtgagcctgcacctgctgctgctgcccgcgGCGCCGCCCCCGGCCGGCGGCTGCCCCGCGCGCTGCGAGTGCACCGCGCAGACCCGCGCCGTGGCCTGCGCGCGCCGCCGCCTGACCGCCGTGCCCGAGGGCATCCCCGCCGAGACGCGCGTGCTGGGGCTCAGCCGCAACCGCATCCGCTGCCTGAACCCCGGCGACCTGGCCGCGCTGCCGGCGCTGGAGGAGCTGGACCTCAGCCTCAACGTGATCGCGCACGTGGAGCCGGGCGCCTTCGCGCACCTGCCGCGCCTGCGCGTGCTGCGCCTGCGCGGGAACCAGCTCAAGCTCATCCCGGCGGGCGTGTTCACGCGCCTGGACAACCTCACGCTGCTGGACCTGAGCGAGAACAAGCTGGTGATCTTGCTGGACTACGCCTTCCAGGACCTGCGCAGCCTGCGCACGCTGGAGGTGGGCGACAACGACCTGGTGTTCATCTCGCGCCGCGCCTTCGCGGGGCTGCTGGCGCTGCGAGAGCTCACGCTGGAGCGCTGCAACCTCACGGCGCTGTCGGCCGAGGCGCTGGGCCAGCTGCGCGGGCTGGGCGCGCTGCGCCTGCGCCACCTGGCCATCGCCGCCCTGGAGGACCAGAACTTCCAGCGGCTGCCCGGCCTGCGGCACCTGGAGATCGACAACTGGCCGCTGCTGGAGGACGTGGCGCCGGGCAGCCTGCGCGGCCTCAACCTCACCTCGCTGTCCGTCACGCACACCAACATCACCGCCGTGCCGGCCGCCGCGCTGCGCCACCAGGCGCACCTCACCTGCCTCAACCTCTCCCACAACCCCATCAGCGCGCTCCCGCGCGGCTCCTTCCGCGACCTGGTGCGCCTGCGCGAGCTGCAcctggccggcgcgctgctggcCGTCGTGGAGCCGCAGGCCTTCCTGGGCCTGCGCCAGATCCGCCTGCTCAACCTCTCCAACAACCTGCTGTCCACGCTGGAGGAGAGCACCTTCCACTCGGTGAACACGCTGGAGACGCTGCGCGTGGACGGCAACCCGCTGGCCTGCGACTGCCGCCTGCTGTGGATCGTGCAGCGCCGCAAGACCCTCAACTTCGACGGGCGGCTGCCGGCCTGCGCCACGCCGGCCGAGGTGCGCGGGGACGCGCTGCGCAGCCTGCCCGACGCCGTGCTGTTTGAGTACTTCGTGTGCCGCAAGCCCAAGATCCGCGAGCGGCGGCTGCAGCGcgtggccgcggcggccggcgaCGCCGTGCGCTTCCTGTGCCGCGCCGAGGGCGAGCCGGCGCCCACCGTGGCCTGGGTCACGCCGCAGCACCGCGTGGTGACGGCGCAGAGCGCGGGCCGCGCGCGCCTGCTGCCCGGGGGCACGCTGGAGATCGCGGACGCGCGGCCGCAGGACAGCGGCACCTACACGTGCGTGGCCAGCAACGCGGGCGGCAACGACACCTACTTCGCCACGCTGGCCGTGCAGCCCGAGCCGGCCGCCGCCAACGCCACGCCGGGCCGCGGCCGCAACGACACGCAGGCGGCCGCGCGCTCGCCGCTGGACCTCACCACCATCCTGGTGTCCACGGCCATGGGCTGCATCACCTTCCTGGGCGTCGtcctcttctgcttcctgctgctcttCGCCTGGAGCCGCGGCCGCGGGCAGCACAAGAACAGCTTCTCCGTGGAGTACTCGTTCCGCAAGGCCGacggcccggccgccgccgcggGCCCGGGCAGCGCGCGCAAGTTCAACATGAAGATGATCTGA
- the LSM7 gene encoding U6 snRNA-associated Sm-like protein LSm7, protein MADKEKKKKESILDLSKYIDKTIRVKFQGGREASGILKGFDPLLNLVLDGTIEHMRDPDDQYKLTEDTRQLGLVVCRGTSVVLICPQDGMEAIPNPFVQQQDA, encoded by the exons ATGGCG gacaaagagaagaagaagaaggagagcaTCTTGGACCTGTCCAAGTACATCGACAAGACGATCCGGGTGAAGTTCCAGGGAGGCCGCGAAG ccagcgGCATCCTCAAGGGCTTCGACCCCCTGCTCAACCTCGTGCTGGACGGCACCATCGAACACATGCGAG ATCCCGACGACCAGTACAAGCTGACGGAGGACACGCGGCAGCTGGGCCTGGTGGTGTGCAGGGGCACCTCGGTGGTGCTCATCTGCCCGCAGGACGGCATGGAGGCCATCCCGAACCCCTTCGTGCAGCAGCAGGACGCCTAG